Proteins encoded by one window of Venturia canescens isolate UGA chromosome 2, ASM1945775v1, whole genome shotgun sequence:
- the ovo gene encoding transcriptional regulator ovo isoform X2, with amino-acid sequence MPKIFLLKNSLLAQQQRLLEAQHLSKSPPPGSGKDSPLGGSEPLSLIVNKHQYRDRTEDDRATTPESLRSSSPASSPPPQWQPSTPSNSPPRRFISSILGGDVPYGSRGHVLTRAERKEYSSPPIAPTGDKTLPFKSERLELPRPVTPPKTPRVEPPTRVSVIQRVPPQSQPPRKEHTKIELPRTQEPELSRAQEPEQDQPINYAMPKRKEEDADEERSGREGAIASRTMGNSIARPMLAMRLSGPQTINAAAGHGRSTNSGNNGGGSSSGNNSGSSGNGGSSASGGGGGIGFTNSGGGGGGGGGGGTVGGGAGGGGMNPGGNGGRGNYGPSSPPTGSLPPFYESLKGGNNLANFANQYNGTQGNGFLTPSTAVGMECDTGQQDMNSQHSPYGAQEGKQYSLLQNVCGSYGITLKEEEEDLAAYKIQPNDLLSGQYGAYDVTDSGMMVDMVTGAVVDPLQFTATLTFSSPSDHTALLESLSDAADLFLPRLPAEEGGNDLLEDSLHSPASAGSGIGQDGHMSTPVEPSVDPFPEHSMTLARGFDASRHYTNPPQHFTTNKLSSISYNNGESSYQPLPKERPELALHLNQNQHQNEPQLQQLQIQVQMQHQQQQQNSATSPHQQHHQGLLSPGLSFTGSGLELDSGSSAGGSLPSPGAASCSLDATSTSTSPACGLMEHAPSPSGVSATLGLPGDCQLEFVNGGHGIKNPFAVDGHRQASVGRDEERPARPPPVKDDDPNRFTCRVCSKNFSLQRLLNRHMKCHSDVKRYLCTFCGKGFNDTFDLKRHTRTHTGVRPYKCNLCEKSFTQRCSLESHCLKVHGVQHQYAYKERRTKVYVCEECGHTTQEPEVHYLHLKDKHPYSPALLKFYDKRHFKFTNSNFANMLLQGGLLQRDSRDSDLRSVKASSKMLEAKNTFQLDRASTY; translated from the exons ACCGTGATCGAACGGAAGATGATCGAGCAACGACTCCTGAATCTTTGCGAAGCAGTAGCCCGGCGAGTTCTCCACCGCCACAGTGGCAGCCGTCGACACCATCGAATTCACCACCGCGACGTTTCATTTCGAGTATCTTAGGGGGCGATGTTCCTTACGGTAGTCGGGGTCACGTTCTAACGAGAGCCGAACGCAAAGAGTACAGCAGCCCACCGATCGCACCAACCGGTGACAAAACGTTGCCGTTCAAATCGGAAAGACTCGAACTCCCGAGACCAGTTACGCCACCCAAAACTCCCAGGGTCGAACCACCGACGAGAGTTTCCGTTATACAGAGAGTTCCACCTCAGAGTCAACCCCCGAGGAAAGAACACACGAAAATTGAATTACCACGTACGCAAGAGCCAGAATTGTCTCGTGCTCAAGAACCGGAACAG GATCAACCTATAAATTATGCGATGCCGAAGAGAAAGGAAGAAGATGCGGACGAGGAGCGAAGCGGTCGGGAAGGTGCGATAGCATCGCGAACCATGGGGAATTCGATCGCGAGACCAATGTTGGCGATGAGATTATCGGGACCGCAGACCATCAATGCGGCGGCTGGTCACGGTAGATCGACCAATTCCGGCAACAACGGAGGTGGCTCCAGCAGTGGAAATAATAGCGGTTCTTCCGGCAACGGCGGAAGTTCAGCAAGTGGCGGAGGCGGCGGAATTGGATTTACGAATAGCGGCGGCGGAGGaggtggcggcggcggcggtgggACCGTCGGTGGTGGTGCCGGAGGCGGTGGCATGAATCCTGGCGGTAACGGAGGCCGCGGGAATTATGGACCTAGCTCACCTCCCACTGGCTCTTTGCCACCGTTCTACGAGTCCCTCAAGGGAGGCAACAACCTAGCAAACTTTGCAAATCAGTACAATGGCACGCAAG GAAACGGATTCCTCACACCCTCGACAGCGGTCGGCATGGAATGCGACACGGGTCAACAGGACATGAATTCCCAACACTCCCCGTACGGTGCTCAAGAGGGCAAGCAATATTCGTTGCTCCAAAATGTGTGTGGCTCTTACGGGATAACAttgaaagaggaagaggaagattTAGCAGCTTACAAGATTCAGCCAAACGATTTGCTCTCGGGTCAATACGGAGCGTACGACGTTACGGATTCTGGAATGATGGTCGACATGGTGACAGGAGCGGTGGTTGATCCGCTCCAATTCACAGCCACTTTGACCTTCAGTTCTCCTTCCGACCATACCGCTCTCCTGGAGAGTCTCAGCGACGCTGCTGATCTCTTTTTGCCGAGGCTTCCGGCCGAGGAAGGCGGCAATGATCTCCTCGAGGACTCCCTCCATTCGCCGGCTTCCGCCGGCAGCGGTATTGGCCAAGATGGCCATATGTCGACACCCGTTGAGCCCAGCGTCGATCCCTTCCCCGAGCACAGTATGACACTAGCCCGCGGCTTCGACGCCTCCAGACATTACACGAATCCACCTCAACACTTTACGACCAATAAACTATCCAGCATTTCCTACAACAATGGCGAATCTAGTTATCAGCCATTGCCCAAAGAGCGACCGGAATTGGCGCTTCATCTCAACCAAAATCAACATCAGAACGAGCCCCAGTTACAGCAGCTCCAGATTCAAGTCCAAATGCAGCatcagcaacagcaacaaaaCTCTGCGACGTCCCCTCATCAGCAACATCATCAAGGTCTTCTCAGCCCGGGACTCAGCTTCACCGGAAGTG GCCTGGAACTCGATTCCGGAAGCAGCGCCGGTGGGAGCCTCCCCAGCCCAGGTGCAGCGAGCTGTTCCCTCGACGCAACTTCCACGAGTACATCACCGGCGTGTGGTCTCATGGAACACGCTCCAAGCCCGTCGGGTGTTTCAGCAACT CTGGGTCTTCCTGGCGATTGCCAGTTGGAATTTGTCAACGGTGGGCACGGGATAAAAAATCCTTTTGCCGTTGATGGCCACAGACAAGCCTCGGTCGGCCGCGACGAGGAACGACCAGCTCGACCTCCACCTGTCAAG GACGACGATCCGAATCGGTTCACCTGTCGCGTGTGCAGCAAAAACTTCAGCCTCCAACGCCTCCTCAATCGTCATATGAAATGTCATAGCGACGTTAAACGTTATCTCTGCACGTTTTGTGGCAAAGGTTTCAATGACACCTTCGATCTCAAAAGACACACGCGAACGCACACCGGTGTCCGACCATACAAGTGTAATCTTTGCGAAAAGAGCTTCACCCAACGATGCTCACTCGAAAGTCATTGCCTCAAGGTTCACGGTGTTCAACATCAGTACGCGTACAAAGAAAGACGCACAAAG GTTTACGTTTGCGAGGAATGCGGTCACACGACTCAAGAGCCGGAGGTTCATTATCTTCATTTGAAGGACAAGCATCCGTACAGCCCGGCATTACTAAAATTTTACGACAAGCGACACTTCAAATTTACGAATAGTAACTTCGCCAACATGTTGCTCCAG GGTGGCCTTTTGCAACGCGATTCAAGGGACTCGGACCTCAGAAGCGTTAAAGCATCTTCAAAAATGCTCGAAGCAAAGAACACCTTCCAACTAGATCGGGCGTCGACTTATTGA
- the ovo gene encoding transcriptional regulator ovo isoform X1, with product MPKIFLLKNSLLAQQQRLLEAQHLSKSPPPGSGKDSPLGGSEPLSLIVNKHQYRDRTEDDRATTPESLRSSSPASSPPPQWQPSTPSNSPPRRFISSILGGDVPYGSRGHVLTRAERKEYSSPPIAPTGDKTLPFKSERLELPRPVTPPKTPRVEPPTRVSVIQRVPPQSQPPRKEHTKIELPRTQEPELSRAQEPEQDQPINYAMPKRKEEDADEERSGREGAIASRTMGNSIARPMLAMRLSGPQTINAAAGHGRSTNSGNNGGGSSSGNNSGSSGNGGSSASGGGGGIGFTNSGGGGGGGGGGGTVGGGAGGGGMNPGGNGGRGNYGPSSPPTGSLPPFYESLKGGNNLANFANQYNGTQGNGFLTPSTAVGMECDTGQQDMNSQHSPYGAQEGKQYSLLQNVCGSYGITLKEEEEDLAAYKIQPNDLLSGQYGAYDVTDSGMMVDMVTGAVVDPLQFTATLTFSSPSDHTALLESLSDAADLFLPRLPAEEGGNDLLEDSLHSPASAGSGIGQDGHMSTPVEPSVDPFPEHSMTLARGFDASRHYTNPPQHFTTNKLSSISYNNGESSYQPLPKERPELALHLNQNQHQNEPQLQQLQIQVQMQHQQQQQNSATSPHQQHHQGLLSPGLSFTGSGLELDSGSSAGGSLPSPGAASCSLDATSTSTSPACGLMEHAPSPSGVSATVSSSSASSVGETPAVTSSRSGVLQHRLGLPGDCQLEFVNGGHGIKNPFAVDGHRQASVGRDEERPARPPPVKDDDPNRFTCRVCSKNFSLQRLLNRHMKCHSDVKRYLCTFCGKGFNDTFDLKRHTRTHTGVRPYKCNLCEKSFTQRCSLESHCLKVHGVQHQYAYKERRTKVYVCEECGHTTQEPEVHYLHLKDKHPYSPALLKFYDKRHFKFTNSNFANMLLQGGLLQRDSRDSDLRSVKASSKMLEAKNTFQLDRASTY from the exons ACCGTGATCGAACGGAAGATGATCGAGCAACGACTCCTGAATCTTTGCGAAGCAGTAGCCCGGCGAGTTCTCCACCGCCACAGTGGCAGCCGTCGACACCATCGAATTCACCACCGCGACGTTTCATTTCGAGTATCTTAGGGGGCGATGTTCCTTACGGTAGTCGGGGTCACGTTCTAACGAGAGCCGAACGCAAAGAGTACAGCAGCCCACCGATCGCACCAACCGGTGACAAAACGTTGCCGTTCAAATCGGAAAGACTCGAACTCCCGAGACCAGTTACGCCACCCAAAACTCCCAGGGTCGAACCACCGACGAGAGTTTCCGTTATACAGAGAGTTCCACCTCAGAGTCAACCCCCGAGGAAAGAACACACGAAAATTGAATTACCACGTACGCAAGAGCCAGAATTGTCTCGTGCTCAAGAACCGGAACAG GATCAACCTATAAATTATGCGATGCCGAAGAGAAAGGAAGAAGATGCGGACGAGGAGCGAAGCGGTCGGGAAGGTGCGATAGCATCGCGAACCATGGGGAATTCGATCGCGAGACCAATGTTGGCGATGAGATTATCGGGACCGCAGACCATCAATGCGGCGGCTGGTCACGGTAGATCGACCAATTCCGGCAACAACGGAGGTGGCTCCAGCAGTGGAAATAATAGCGGTTCTTCCGGCAACGGCGGAAGTTCAGCAAGTGGCGGAGGCGGCGGAATTGGATTTACGAATAGCGGCGGCGGAGGaggtggcggcggcggcggtgggACCGTCGGTGGTGGTGCCGGAGGCGGTGGCATGAATCCTGGCGGTAACGGAGGCCGCGGGAATTATGGACCTAGCTCACCTCCCACTGGCTCTTTGCCACCGTTCTACGAGTCCCTCAAGGGAGGCAACAACCTAGCAAACTTTGCAAATCAGTACAATGGCACGCAAG GAAACGGATTCCTCACACCCTCGACAGCGGTCGGCATGGAATGCGACACGGGTCAACAGGACATGAATTCCCAACACTCCCCGTACGGTGCTCAAGAGGGCAAGCAATATTCGTTGCTCCAAAATGTGTGTGGCTCTTACGGGATAACAttgaaagaggaagaggaagattTAGCAGCTTACAAGATTCAGCCAAACGATTTGCTCTCGGGTCAATACGGAGCGTACGACGTTACGGATTCTGGAATGATGGTCGACATGGTGACAGGAGCGGTGGTTGATCCGCTCCAATTCACAGCCACTTTGACCTTCAGTTCTCCTTCCGACCATACCGCTCTCCTGGAGAGTCTCAGCGACGCTGCTGATCTCTTTTTGCCGAGGCTTCCGGCCGAGGAAGGCGGCAATGATCTCCTCGAGGACTCCCTCCATTCGCCGGCTTCCGCCGGCAGCGGTATTGGCCAAGATGGCCATATGTCGACACCCGTTGAGCCCAGCGTCGATCCCTTCCCCGAGCACAGTATGACACTAGCCCGCGGCTTCGACGCCTCCAGACATTACACGAATCCACCTCAACACTTTACGACCAATAAACTATCCAGCATTTCCTACAACAATGGCGAATCTAGTTATCAGCCATTGCCCAAAGAGCGACCGGAATTGGCGCTTCATCTCAACCAAAATCAACATCAGAACGAGCCCCAGTTACAGCAGCTCCAGATTCAAGTCCAAATGCAGCatcagcaacagcaacaaaaCTCTGCGACGTCCCCTCATCAGCAACATCATCAAGGTCTTCTCAGCCCGGGACTCAGCTTCACCGGAAGTG GCCTGGAACTCGATTCCGGAAGCAGCGCCGGTGGGAGCCTCCCCAGCCCAGGTGCAGCGAGCTGTTCCCTCGACGCAACTTCCACGAGTACATCACCGGCGTGTGGTCTCATGGAACACGCTCCAAGCCCGTCGGGTGTTTCAGCAACTGTGAGTTCATCGTCCGCTTCATCGGTCGGCGAAACACCCGCCGTTACTTCGTCGAGATCCGGTGTACTTCAGCACAGG CTGGGTCTTCCTGGCGATTGCCAGTTGGAATTTGTCAACGGTGGGCACGGGATAAAAAATCCTTTTGCCGTTGATGGCCACAGACAAGCCTCGGTCGGCCGCGACGAGGAACGACCAGCTCGACCTCCACCTGTCAAG GACGACGATCCGAATCGGTTCACCTGTCGCGTGTGCAGCAAAAACTTCAGCCTCCAACGCCTCCTCAATCGTCATATGAAATGTCATAGCGACGTTAAACGTTATCTCTGCACGTTTTGTGGCAAAGGTTTCAATGACACCTTCGATCTCAAAAGACACACGCGAACGCACACCGGTGTCCGACCATACAAGTGTAATCTTTGCGAAAAGAGCTTCACCCAACGATGCTCACTCGAAAGTCATTGCCTCAAGGTTCACGGTGTTCAACATCAGTACGCGTACAAAGAAAGACGCACAAAG GTTTACGTTTGCGAGGAATGCGGTCACACGACTCAAGAGCCGGAGGTTCATTATCTTCATTTGAAGGACAAGCATCCGTACAGCCCGGCATTACTAAAATTTTACGACAAGCGACACTTCAAATTTACGAATAGTAACTTCGCCAACATGTTGCTCCAG GGTGGCCTTTTGCAACGCGATTCAAGGGACTCGGACCTCAGAAGCGTTAAAGCATCTTCAAAAATGCTCGAAGCAAAGAACACCTTCCAACTAGATCGGGCGTCGACTTATTGA